ATAGGCGTGGCAGGCATCATATGTCTGGTGTTGGCTGTGCTGTTTTATCATTATCGCCGTGATACTATAAAACAGCTCTATCACCGCCAAAAGCTGGCGAAGATGATTCTGGAAAACAAGTGGTATGAAGCGGAGCAGGTACAGTCTGACGGCTTCTTCAAAGACCTATCTTCCAGCCGTTCCAAAGAGAAAATCACTTATTTCCCAAAACTGTACTACCAGCTTCAAAATGGGCTGATTCACATACAGGTGGAAATCACGCTGGGGAAATATCAAGACCAGCTTTTGCATTTGGAAAAGAAGCTGGAAAGCGGATTATACTGTGAACTGACCGACAAGGAATTAAAGGATTCCTATGTGGAATATACCCTGCTCTATGATACCATTGCAAACCGTATTTCCATAGAAGACGCACAGGCACAAGGCGGTAAGCTCCGGTTGATGAAGAATGTATGGTGGGAATATGACAAGCTCCCTCATATGCTCATTGCTGGTGGAACAGGCGGCGGCAAAACATACTTTATTCTGACACTGGTGGAAGCCCTGCTCCGCACTAATGCTGTCCTTTTTATCTTAGACCCGAAGAACGCCGACCTTGCAGATTTACAAGCTGTCATGCCAAATGTCTACTATAAAAAAGAGGATATGCTCTCCTGCATTGATTCGTTCTATGAAGAAATGATGAAGCGCAGCGAAGACATGAAGCAGATGGTGGGTTACAAGACAGGCGAAAACTATACCTACTTGGGACTTCCAGCTCATTTTCTTATCTTTGATGAATACGTTGCGTTCATGGAAATGCTGGGAACCAAAGAAAACACTGCTGTTCTGAATAAGCTGAAACAGATTGTTATGCTGGGACGGCAGGCAGGCTTCTTTCTCATCTTGGCTTGTCAGCGTCCAGACGCAAAGTATTTAGGGGACGGAATCCGTGACCAGTTCAATTTCCGTGTCGCTTTGGGGCGTATGTCTGAAATGGGTTACGGTATGATGTTTGGAGAAACTGACAAGGATTTCTTCCTAAAACAGATAAAAGGACGTGGCTATGTGGATACGGGAACCAGTGTCATATCAGAATTTTACACACCTCTCGTACCAAAAGGACATGACTTCTTAAAAGAAATAAAAGTTCTGATAGACAGCAGGCAGGCGGCACAGGCGGCGTGCGAAGCGAAAGCCGCAGGTGACGACTGACTAGCTGGCTGGTGTGGCGCAAGCCACGCCAGCACATAACCCCCCGTATCTAACAGGGGGGTACAAATCAACAGGAAACAGAACATAAAAAGGCGAAAATCCTTTGTGGCATAAGGGTTTTCTAAAAAAATGACGTATGTCGGCTTGGTATGAAAAGTTGACATACGTTTTTTGATGGGAGGGATTTTACTGAATTACAAAACATGGATACAGGAATTACGGAAAAAGCGTTCCGCTTACGGTGTGTCCCAAAGAAGACTTGCGGTAGCTGCCGGAATCACACGCCAGTATTTAAGCGATATGGAAACCGGAAAGATAGTTCCATCAGAGGAATTGCAGGCGTCCATTTTGGAAGCACTGGAACGGTTTAATCCCGATTCTCCGCTGGAAATGCTCTTTGACTATGTGCGGATTCGATTTCCAACGCTGGACGTAAAACACATTGTTCAGGACGTTTTGAAGTTGAAGCTGTCCTATCTGCTCCATGAGGATTACGGTTTTTATTCCTATGCAGAGCATTATTCACTGGGCGATATTTTTGTACTGGTATCCCCCGAACAGGAAAAAGGCGTTCTGTTAGAGCTAAAGGGGCGTGGCTGCCGCCAGTTTGAAAGCTATCTGCTGGCACAGGAACGAAACTGGTATGATTTTTTCATGGATTGTCTGGTTGAGGGTGGTGTGATGAAGCGGCTTGACCTTGCCATTAATGACAAGGCAGGCATTTTAAATATTCCAAACCTGACAGAAAAATGCCGAAAAGAAGAATGTATTTCGGTCTTTCGTAGCTTTAAAAGTTACCGCAGCGGCGAACTGGTACGGCGTGAGGAAAAAGAATGTATGGGAAATACGCTTTATATCGGTTCTTTGCAGAGTGAAGTATACTTTTGCATTTATGAAAAGGATTATGAGCAGTACAAGAAAAATGATATTCCTATAGAAGAAGCCGAAGTGAAAAACCGTTTTGAAATCCGGCTGAAAAATGAGCGTGCCTATCATGCCTTACGTGACCTGCTTTATTATGACAATCCAGAACGCACCGCTTTTAAGATTATCAACCGATATGTCCGGTTTGTGGATAGGGATAATACAAAGCCCCGTTCCGACTGGAAGCTCAATGAAGAATGGGCGTGGTTTATCGGGGAGAATCGGGAAAGTATGAAGCTGACCACGAAGCCGGAGCCGTATTCCTTTCAACGTACCTTAAACTGGCTTTCCCATCAGGTAGCCCCCACGTTAAAGGTAGCCATGAAATTAGATGAACTCAATCATACGCAGGTGGTAAAGGACATTATCGCTCATGCAAAGTTGACGGAACGGCACAGAACCATTTTGAAACAGCAAACTGCTTCTGCAAAGGAACTGATAGTAAAAGAAACGGACACTGCCCTGTAATTCGGGCGAAAAAGAAAGGAGCTTTTTTATGAATTTCGGACAGAACTTATACAACTGGTTTTTAACCAATGCGCAATCACTAGTACTGTTGGCAATTGTGGTCATTGGATTGTACTTAGGCTTCAAGCGTGAGTTTTCTAAACTCATTGGTTTTTTGGTGGTTGCCTTAATTGCCGTTGGACTGGTGTTCAATGCTGCTGGCGTAAAAGATATTTTGCTGGAACTGTTCAATAAGATTATTGGGGCTTAAATTATAAATTGTGCTTTTAAATTCGGCTTGGTATAATAAAATTATGTATATAAAAAAGGAGTGTTAACAATGAAAACATCTATATTTTTAAGTTATCCTAAGCCATTTACAAAACAACAAGAGCAATTTGTAGACATGCTATCAAAATATTTAAGTGAACGAGGATTAGAACCTAGAACTTTAGGAGTAACTGATTATGATATGGACGCTCCTTTAAAGGCAATCAGGCGACTCATGTTGGAATCTAACGGTTTATTAGCTATTGCTTTTAGAAGAAGTTACGTTGAAACGGGCGTTAGTAAGCCCCAAAGTGATATTAACGAAAAAGAAACGGACATATCTAATTTCTGGTTAACAAGTCCATACTGCCACATTGAACCAGCAATGGCATTTCAATTGGGTTTACCTGTATTAATATTGAGAGAAAAAGGAGTATTAGCAGACGGAATATTAGAAAAAGGAGTACTGGGAACATATATGCCAGAGTTTAGCTTAGAAAATCCTTTTGAAGAATATTTTCAATCCAGTGAGTTTTTATCTTTAATAGGAAAATGGGAAGGTTATGTTAGAACAGTAGTTGAAAAGAAAGGTAATCCCCCACAATTATTTTAATTTAGTCATTTTACTAGAGCAGTTAATTCACAATGAGTTAGCTGCTTTTTTTATACCCATTTTTAGAAAGGAGGTGATGATTTCACATGGAAATGCAGGTTTATATCTCGAACCTCGGCAAATACAATGAGGGTGAATTGGTTGGTGCATGGTTTACCCCTCCCATTGACCCCGAAGACGTAAATGAAAAAATCGGGCTGAACAGTGAATATGAGGAATACGCAATCCATGATTATGAGTTGCCGTTTGATATTAACGAGTATACGTCCATTGAGGACATTAATCACCTGTGTGCTTTGGCGGAAGAACTCTCCGGCACACCTATGGAATCGGAAATGAAAGAGATTCAGCAAGCCTTTTTTGGCAGCTTTGAAGAAATGGCAGAACACGCAGACGATATTATCTGTTACCCCGATTGTGACGATATGGCAGACGTGGCACGCTATTTCATTGAGGAAACGGGAGCCTTGGGCGAAGTGCCTGTCCGTCTTCAAAACTACATTGACTATGAAGCATATGGACGTGACTTAGAGCTGGACGGCAACTTTCTTGTTACAGCTCATGGTGTATTCGAGTACGCAGGATAACAATATAACGTAACTTTGAGGGCAGTTCTTTTTCTAGGGACTGCCCTTTTTTTATGTAAATTTTTAAAAGAAAGGACAAGTGTTTATGAAGAAAATACGAAGCTACACCAGTATCTGGTCGGTGGAAAAAGTGCTGTATTCCATCAATGACTTTAAGCTGCCGTTTCCCATCACCTTTACCCAAATGACATGGTTTGTGGTGTCTCTGTTTTTCGTAATACTTTTTGGCAATCTGCCACCGCTTTCCCTGATAGACGGGGCTTTTCTCAAATACTTTGGGATTCCTCTTGCCCTCACCTGGTTCATGAGCCAGAAAACCTTTGATGGAAAGAAGCCTTACGGTTTTCTAAAATCTGTCATGACCTATCTGGCACGCCCCAAAATCACCTATGCCGGAAAGCCTGTGAAGCTGCAAACAAAGCGGCATACCGAAGCCATCACGGCAGTTAGGAGTGAAATCTATGACCTATCCGATTAAATATATCGAAAACAATTTGGTCTGGAACCATGACGGGGAGTGCTTTGCATACTATGAGCTGGTTCCCTATAACTATTCGTTCCTAAGTCCAGAGCAGAAATTTCAGGTACACGATTCGTTCCGTCAGCTCATTGCACAAAACCGTAACGGAAAAATCCATGCGCTGCAAATCAGTACGGAATCCAGCATACGGGCGGCGCAGGAACGCTCCAAACAGGAAGTGACCGGAAGACTAAAGGAAATTGCCTATAAAAAAATTGACCAGCAGACGGAAGCCCTAATCTCCATGATTGGAGAAAATCAGGTGGACTACCGCTTCTTTATCGGGTTTAAGCTACTTTTAAATGAGCAGGAAGTCACGGTGAAAAACATCGAAAAAGACATGGCAAATACCTTTTCTGATTTTATCCATGATGTCAACCACAAGCTCATGGGGGACTTTGTTTCCATGAGCAATGATGAAATTGGACGTTTCTCTAAGATGGAAAAGCTGCTGGAAAATAAGATTTCCCGACGCTTCAAGATTCGCCGCTTAGACAAGAATGATTTTGGCTATCTTATCGAACATTTACACGGACAGTCCGGCACAGCCTATGAGGATTACGAATATCCGTTGCCAAAGAAAAAGCTGAAAGGAAAAACGCTGGTAAAGCGTTATGATCTGATTAAGCCTACCCGTTGCCTGATAGAAGAAAATCAGCGGTATTTGAAAATCGAACAGGAGGATTCCACCACCTACGCTGCTTATTTTACGATTAACTCCATTGTAGGGGAACTGGATTTTCCCTCTTCTGAAATCTTCTATTATCAACAGCAGCAATTTACCTTTCCCATTGATACCAGTATGAATGTGGAGATTGTAGCGAATAAAAAAGCCTTATCCACCGTCCGCAATAAGAAAAAGGAACTCAAAGACCTTGATAACCACGCATGGGAAAGTGACAACGAAACCAGCAACAACGTCATGGAAGCCTTGGATACGGTCAATGAGCTGGAAACAAATTTAGACCAGTCAAAGGAAGCCATGTATAAGCTCTCTTATGTCGTCAGGGTATCGGCTCCCGATTTGGAAGAACTGAAACGCCGCTGCAATGAGGTCAAGGATTTCTACGACGATTTAAGTGTGAAGCTTGTTCGTCCCTTTGGGGATATGCTGGGGTTACATGGCGAATTTCTTCCTGCCAGCAAGCGTTACATGAACGATTATATCCAATATGTGACCTCGGACTTTCTGGCTGGCTTGGGCTTTGGAGCAACACAAATGTTAGGAGAAAATGAGGGTATCTACGTAGGCTACAGTCTGGATACGGGAAGAAATGTGTATCTAAAACCTGCCCTTGCCAGTCAGGGAGTGAAAGGCTCCGTCACTAATGCCCTTGCTGCCGCTTTTGTAGGTTCTTTGGGTGGTGGTAAATCCTTTTCCAACAATATGATTGTGTACTATTCTGTATTGTTTGGCGCACAGGCAGTCATTGTAGACCCAAAGGCAGAACGTGGAAACTGGAAAGAAACCCTGCCGGAGATTGCAGAGGAAATCAATATTGTTAATCTCACCAGCGAAGACAGGAACAAAGGCTTGCTTGACCCTTACGTGATTATGAAAAATCCAAAGGATTCCGAAAGCCTTGCCATTGATATTTTAACCTTTCTCACAGGAATTTCCTCCCGTGATGGGGAACGCTTCCCTGTCCTTAGAAAAGCCATTCGTGCAGTAACAAACAGCGAAGAACGGGGATTATTAAAAGTCATTGAGGAATTGAGGGTAGAAAATACGCCAGTCAGTACCAGTATCGCTGACCATATCGAAAGCTTTACGGACTATGATTTTGCACAGCTTTTATTTTCCAACGGAGAAGTTACACAGTCCATCAGTCTGGAAAGGCAGTTGAATATTATACAAGTGGCAGATTTGGTATTGCCGGACAAAGAAACCGGATTTGAGGAATATACCACAATGGAGCTGCTTTCTGTCGCCATGCTTATTGTTATCAGTACCTTTGCCCTTGATTTTATCCATACAGACCGAAGCATTTTTAAGATTGTAGACCTTGATGAAGCATGGAGCTTTTTACAGGTAGCACAGGGCAAAACCTTATCTATGAAGCTGGTGCGTGCCGGACGTGCCATGAACGCCGGAGTTTATTTCGTGACCCAAAACACTGACGATTTACTGGACGAAAAGTTGAAGAACAATTTAGGGCTGAAATTTGCGTTTCGCTCTACGGACATCAATGAGATTAAGAAGACGCTAACCTTTTTCGGCGTGGACGCAGAGGACGAAAACAACCAGAAACGGTTACGTAATTTGGAAAACGGTCAATGCCTGATTAGTGATTTATATGGTCGTGTAGGCGTGATTCAGTTTCACCCGATTTTTGAAGATTTACTCCATGCCTTTGATACCCGTCCTCCGGTCAGAAAAGAGGTGGAATCATGAATCAGCTTGTAACAAGCAGTAAAAAAAGAAAATGGAGCTGGCAGCGCACAGAAAAAGTGGTGATGACCGTATTTTTAATACTGGGAATTGCCCTTTTTCTTTTATCCGCATTGGGAACGGTGGCATATGCCGCCGGACTGGTTGATGATACGGTGAAAGCCGGAAATGAGTACAGCCGATACCCATTAGATAATTACCAGCTTGATTTTTATGTGGATAACGGCTGGGACTGGCTTCCGTGGAACTGGCTGGACGGCATTGGAAAGCAGGTCATGTATGGGCTTTACGCCATTACCAATTTTATCTGGACAATCAGCTTGTACCTTTCCAATGCAACGGGCTATCTGGTACAGGAAGCCTATTCACTGGACTTTATCTCCGATACAGCAGATTCCATTGGAAAGAACATACAGACCATTGCCGGAGTAAGCACAAGCGGACTTTCCCCTGACGGCTTTTATAGTGGATTTTTGCTGATTCTCATTTTAATCGTGGGAATTTACGTTGCCTATACGGGGCTTATCAAACGGGAAACCACCAAAGCTATTCATGCGGTGATGAATTTTGTCGTGGTGTTTATACTGTCAGCAGCATTTATCGCCTATGCACCGGACTACATTGGAAAAATCAATGACTTTTCCTCGGACATCAGCAACGCCAGCTTATCATTAGGAACCAAAATTGTCATGCCAGATTCAGAAAGTAAGGGTAAAGACAGCGTTGACCTGATTCGTGACAGCCTGTTTTCCATACAGGCAAAACAGCCGTGGCTTTTATTACAGTTTGACAATTCAGACAGTAAAGAAATCGGAGAAGAACGGATTGACAGCCTGCTCTCTACCAGTCCTGACGCAAACAATGGCAAAGACAGAGAAGAACTTGTAAAAGAAGAAATTGAAGAGAAAGACAATACAAATCTTACCATCACAAAGACCATCAACCGCTTAGGTATGGTATTTTTCCTGTTTCTGTTTAATATCGGAATTTCGGTTTTTGTATTTTTACTGACAGGAATTTTAATTTTCTCACAGGTGCTTTTTATTATTTATGCCATGTTCTTGCCTATTAGTTTCCTGTTAAGCATGATTCCTACCTTTGAGGGAATGTCGAAGCGTGCCATTACAAAGCTATTTAATACGATTCTCACAAGAGCAGGAATCACACTAATTATTACTACGGCGTTTAGCATTTCCACCATGCTCTATACCCTGTCTACAGGGTATCCGTTCTTTTTGGTGGCATTTTTGCAGATAGTCACCTTTGCCGGAATCTATTTTAAGCTGGGGGATTTAATGAGTATGTTCTCCCTGCAAAGCGGCGATTCCCAAAGTGTTGGCAGACAGATAATGAGAAGACCCCGTATGCTTATGCAAGCCCATATGCACCGCTTGCAGCATAAGCTGGGGCGTTCCGTGGCTGCAATGGAAAAAGGTCAGATTACAGGCAAAAAGACCGGAACGAGTGCAGGTGCTTCCGCTTCCAGAGCAACGCAGGCAGACCATACCCGACCAGACAGGGAAGCTACTGTCAGACCGGAGCAATCCTCCTTGGGGAAACGTGCCGGAGAGATGGCAGGAAAGGTAATGGATACCAAAGACAGGATTCGAGATACCGCAGGACAACTAAAAGAGCAGGCAAAAGATATGCCCGTCAATGCCAGATATGCTATTTATAATGGAAGAACGCAGGTATCGGAGGGGATACAGGATTTCACCTCCGGCGTGTCACAGACCAGAGCAGCCAGACAGGAGGAGCGGCAGGAAAAAGCCCAAAAGCGGAGAAAAACCATATCACAGCGTAGGTCAGAAATGGAACGGGCAAGGCAGCAAACAACTTCTCATTCATTTGATTCAGGTAAAAAAGCACCAAAAGCTGGCGGTTCAGTTCATGAAAGACCTGCTACTGCTCAAACCGGGCAATCCCGTCCGATAGTTGACAGTCCGACACAAGAGAGCAGACCTACCATACAGCCGGAACCTGCCAGAACCACCACCCAAAGACCTGTGGTTTCTGCTAAAGGGGAGCAACAAAGGCTCGCCAAAGTACCCGACTATCAGACTGCACGACCAAAATGGCAGGAAGAGAAACAAATTTCTTCTGAAAGGCAGTCCACACAAAGAGCCGTTTCTTCCAGTCAGAGGGAACGTACCTTTCCTGTAGAACGGCAGTCTGTCAGCTCTCCTGCGCCCATTGAAAAACGGGGTTTACGGCAATCTACCCAAAACCGCAGGTTTACTGTAAAACGGGAACCGAAAATAAAGGGTTCTGCCATTCCTCCGACCAGCAGAAAGGAGGAGCTAAAGCCATGAGAGGAAAGCATATCCTGATTGCTTTTTCCGGAGTGTTCCTCTTGATTTTTTCTCTTCTTTTGCTGGTGGTAGTTCTTTTTTCGGAGGAAGAAGACGGAGGACATGACCTGTCATACGGGGGTGCAAATGTATCAGCGGAAGTGCTGGCACACAAGCCAATGTTAGAAAAGTACGCCAGAGAATACGGCATAGAGGATTACATCAATGTGCTGCTTGCAATTATACAGGTGGAATCTGGCGGTACATTAGAGGACGTAATGCAATCCTCGGAATCTATGGGCTTGCCGCCAAACACGTTGAGTACAGAGGAATCCATCAAACAGGGGTGCAAATATTTTGCTTCCCTGCTGGAATCTGCAAAAGCAAAGGGCTGTGACTTAAATTCTGTTATCCAGTCCTATAACTATGGCGGCGGCTTTCTTGATTATGTGGCAAGGCGTGGAAAGAAGTACACCTTGCCCCTTGCAGAGAATTTTTCTAAAGAACAGTCAAACGGCGTGAAAGTATCTTATTCCAATCCGGTGGCTGTCCAGAAAAATGGCGGCTGGCGGTACAACTATGGAAATATGTTCTATGTATTGTTGGTGTCGGAATATCTGACCGTGGCACAATTTGATGATGAAACGATACAGGCAGTTATGGTGGAAGCTCTAAAATATCAGGGGTGGAGGTATGTATACGGCGGTGCTTCCCCCACTACTTCCTTTGATTGCAGCGGTCTGATTCAGTGGTGTTATGGAAAAGCAGGAATTTCCCTTCCACGAACAGCACAAGAGCAGTACGACGTGACCCAGCATATCCCTTTATCCGAAGCAAAGGCTGGCGATTTGGTCTTTTTTCAAGGTACCTATGACGCAGGTACCTACATTACCCATGTGGGGATATATCAAGGAAATAACCGTATGTTCCATGCCGGTGACCCAATCGGCTATACCGATTTAACCAGTTCTTATTGGCAGCAACATTTAGTTGGTGCAGGAAGAATCAAACGATAGAAAGGACGATATTACTATGAATTTGAGAAAAAAGCAAGGACAGCCAGAGCAAGTAAAAGAGAAAAAACTCCGTGTTTACAAAGTAAATACCCACAAAAAAACAGTCATAGCCTTGTGGGTGCTTCTGGCAGTTAGCTTCTGCTTTGCAGTCTATAAGAATTTTACCGCAATTGACGTACACACGGTTCATGAAACAAAGGTAGTGGAAGAAAAAGTGGTGGATACCCATAAGATAGAAAACTTTGTAGAAGATTTCGCCAAAGTTTATTATTCTTGGGAACAGACGGCAGCTTCCCTTGATAACCGGAATGACGCTATCAAGCATTATCTGACCGCAGAATTACAGGCACTCAATACCGATACTATCCGAAAGGACATTCCGGTTTCCTCTGCCGTCAAAGCAGTGCAGATTTGGTCTGTGTCACAGGACGGAGAAAACCAGTTTAAAGTAACGTACACAGTAGACCAGTTGATTACAGAGGGGGAAAATAAAAAGACGGTACGCTCTGCTTATGAAGTAGTAGTTTATGTTGATAGCTCTGGAAATATGGTTATCACAAAGAATCCCACCATTTGCAGCGTACCTGAAAAATCCGGCTATGAGCCAAAAGCAAAGGAAAGTGACGGAACGGTAGACGCAGCAACGACCAATGAAATCAATGAGTTTTTAACCACGTTCTTTAAGCTCTACCCCACCGCTACGGAAAAAGAGCTGTCTTATTATGTGAATGACGGTGTGTTAAAACCAATTGGGAAAGATTATGTATTTTCCGAGCTGATAAATCCCATTTATAACCGAAGCGGCAATCAGGTCACAGTTTCACTGTCGGTCAATTATCTGGACAACCAAACAAAGGCAACGCAAATATCACAATTTGATTTGGTACTAGAAAAAGACGGAAATTGGAAAATTATAAAATAAGAAAAAGTCCGGGAGCCTACTCTTTTATTATAAGAATTTGTAGGCTACCGGATTTTCTTGTCTTTATTCAATTGTGTTCGGGACATTCATTCGTCCTCTGTTTCGACTTCCTTTATCTCTTTTGCCGTGGCGGTAACTATCCTCAATCCCTTATCGCTTATATCATCAAGCAGGCTTTCAAGCTGTCTGCGCTGCGTGGATTTGTCTGTTTCCTTGTTTGGAAAAAAGAATTGGTCTACCGATACATCTAAAAGAGTGACGAGTTCATAAAAAATTTGCAGGCTTGGGTGCTGTCCACTGTTTTCAATCGACGCAATATACCGAGGAGCAATGTGCATTTGGTCTGCTAATTGATTCCTTGATATTCCCTTTGATTTTCTTGCTGCTTTTATGGCTTGACCGAAAGCCTTAAAATCGTATTTTTCAACTTCTCGCTTCATAATTATTTCACCCTATTACATTTTACTGTTCACCTTGCTTTCTTAGATATGATTACACATATCATTTGATTGATAATTATAAATCATATTTTTTCTATCTACACGTTGATATTGTTCGGCTATCCGTATATACTATATATTGATATTACTTGCAAACGAAAGGATAGTTAACTTATGGAATATATTTCAGCACCCGAAGCCGCGAAAAAATGGGGCATTTCAGAACGGCGAGTACAAAAACTTTGTGAGGAAAGTAGAATACCTGGTGTTACTCGATTTAGTCGACTGTGGCTGATA
The nucleotide sequence above comes from Anaerocolumna cellulosilytica. Encoded proteins:
- a CDS encoding antirestriction protein ArdA — encoded protein: MQVYISNLGKYNEGELVGAWFTPPIDPEDVNEKIGLNSEYEEYAIHDYELPFDINEYTSIEDINHLCALAEELSGTPMESEMKEIQQAFFGSFEEMAEHADDIICYPDCDDMADVARYFIEETGALGEVPVRLQNYIDYEAYGRDLELDGNFLVTAHGVFEYAG
- a CDS encoding conjugal transfer protein, with the translated sequence MKKIRSYTSIWSVEKVLYSINDFKLPFPITFTQMTWFVVSLFFVILFGNLPPLSLIDGAFLKYFGIPLALTWFMSQKTFDGKKPYGFLKSVMTYLARPKITYAGKPVKLQTKRHTEAITAVRSEIYDLSD
- a CDS encoding conjugal transfer protein — its product is MNLRKKQGQPEQVKEKKLRVYKVNTHKKTVIALWVLLAVSFCFAVYKNFTAIDVHTVHETKVVEEKVVDTHKIENFVEDFAKVYYSWEQTAASLDNRNDAIKHYLTAELQALNTDTIRKDIPVSSAVKAVQIWSVSQDGENQFKVTYTVDQLITEGENKKTVRSAYEVVVYVDSSGNMVITKNPTICSVPEKSGYEPKAKESDGTVDAATTNEINEFLTTFFKLYPTATEKELSYYVNDGVLKPIGKDYVFSELINPIYNRSGNQVTVSLSVNYLDNQTKATQISQFDLVLEKDGNWKIIK
- the tcpF gene encoding conjugal transfer ATPase TcpF, producing MTYPIKYIENNLVWNHDGECFAYYELVPYNYSFLSPEQKFQVHDSFRQLIAQNRNGKIHALQISTESSIRAAQERSKQEVTGRLKEIAYKKIDQQTEALISMIGENQVDYRFFIGFKLLLNEQEVTVKNIEKDMANTFSDFIHDVNHKLMGDFVSMSNDEIGRFSKMEKLLENKISRRFKIRRLDKNDFGYLIEHLHGQSGTAYEDYEYPLPKKKLKGKTLVKRYDLIKPTRCLIEENQRYLKIEQEDSTTYAAYFTINSIVGELDFPSSEIFYYQQQQFTFPIDTSMNVEIVANKKALSTVRNKKKELKDLDNHAWESDNETSNNVMEALDTVNELETNLDQSKEAMYKLSYVVRVSAPDLEELKRRCNEVKDFYDDLSVKLVRPFGDMLGLHGEFLPASKRYMNDYIQYVTSDFLAGLGFGATQMLGENEGIYVGYSLDTGRNVYLKPALASQGVKGSVTNALAAAFVGSLGGGKSFSNNMIVYYSVLFGAQAVIVDPKAERGNWKETLPEIAEEINIVNLTSEDRNKGLLDPYVIMKNPKDSESLAIDILTFLTGISSRDGERFPVLRKAIRAVTNSEERGLLKVIEELRVENTPVSTSIADHIESFTDYDFAQLLFSNGEVTQSISLERQLNIIQVADLVLPDKETGFEEYTTMELLSVAMLIVISTFALDFIHTDRSIFKIVDLDEAWSFLQVAQGKTLSMKLVRAGRAMNAGVYFVTQNTDDLLDEKLKNNLGLKFAFRSTDINEIKKTLTFFGVDAEDENNQKRLRNLENGQCLISDLYGRVGVIQFHPIFEDLLHAFDTRPPVRKEVES
- the mobT gene encoding MobT family relaxase; protein product: MGGILLNYKTWIQELRKKRSAYGVSQRRLAVAAGITRQYLSDMETGKIVPSEELQASILEALERFNPDSPLEMLFDYVRIRFPTLDVKHIVQDVLKLKLSYLLHEDYGFYSYAEHYSLGDIFVLVSPEQEKGVLLELKGRGCRQFESYLLAQERNWYDFFMDCLVEGGVMKRLDLAINDKAGILNIPNLTEKCRKEECISVFRSFKSYRSGELVRREEKECMGNTLYIGSLQSEVYFCIYEKDYEQYKKNDIPIEEAEVKNRFEIRLKNERAYHALRDLLYYDNPERTAFKIINRYVRFVDRDNTKPRSDWKLNEEWAWFIGENRESMKLTTKPEPYSFQRTLNWLSHQVAPTLKVAMKLDELNHTQVVKDIIAHAKLTERHRTILKQQTASAKELIVKETDTAL
- a CDS encoding FtsK/SpoIIIE domain-containing protein, with the protein product MKQFFFRGKRIRPTDKDLVFHVTLAALLPVFLLIVLLFHSKAILQIDWKNSSLLQISNISFPYLLISIGVAGIICLVLAVLFYHYRRDTIKQLYHRQKLAKMILENKWYEAEQVQSDGFFKDLSSSRSKEKITYFPKLYYQLQNGLIHIQVEITLGKYQDQLLHLEKKLESGLYCELTDKELKDSYVEYTLLYDTIANRISIEDAQAQGGKLRLMKNVWWEYDKLPHMLIAGGTGGGKTYFILTLVEALLRTNAVLFILDPKNADLADLQAVMPNVYYKKEDMLSCIDSFYEEMMKRSEDMKQMVGYKTGENYTYLGLPAHFLIFDEYVAFMEMLGTKENTAVLNKLKQIVMLGRQAGFFLILACQRPDAKYLGDGIRDQFNFRVALGRMSEMGYGMMFGETDKDFFLKQIKGRGYVDTGTSVISEFYTPLVPKGHDFLKEIKVLIDSRQAAQAACEAKAAGDD
- a CDS encoding bifunctional lytic transglycosylase/C40 family peptidase — its product is MRGKHILIAFSGVFLLIFSLLLLVVVLFSEEEDGGHDLSYGGANVSAEVLAHKPMLEKYAREYGIEDYINVLLAIIQVESGGTLEDVMQSSESMGLPPNTLSTEESIKQGCKYFASLLESAKAKGCDLNSVIQSYNYGGGFLDYVARRGKKYTLPLAENFSKEQSNGVKVSYSNPVAVQKNGGWRYNYGNMFYVLLVSEYLTVAQFDDETIQAVMVEALKYQGWRYVYGGASPTTSFDCSGLIQWCYGKAGISLPRTAQEQYDVTQHIPLSEAKAGDLVFFQGTYDAGTYITHVGIYQGNNRMFHAGDPIGYTDLTSSYWQQHLVGAGRIKR
- a CDS encoding CD3337/EF1877 family mobilome membrane protein, translating into MTVFLILGIALFLLSALGTVAYAAGLVDDTVKAGNEYSRYPLDNYQLDFYVDNGWDWLPWNWLDGIGKQVMYGLYAITNFIWTISLYLSNATGYLVQEAYSLDFISDTADSIGKNIQTIAGVSTSGLSPDGFYSGFLLILILIVGIYVAYTGLIKRETTKAIHAVMNFVVVFILSAAFIAYAPDYIGKINDFSSDISNASLSLGTKIVMPDSESKGKDSVDLIRDSLFSIQAKQPWLLLQFDNSDSKEIGEERIDSLLSTSPDANNGKDREELVKEEIEEKDNTNLTITKTINRLGMVFFLFLFNIGISVFVFLLTGILIFSQVLFIIYAMFLPISFLLSMIPTFEGMSKRAITKLFNTILTRAGITLIITTAFSISTMLYTLSTGYPFFLVAFLQIVTFAGIYFKLGDLMSMFSLQSGDSQSVGRQIMRRPRMLMQAHMHRLQHKLGRSVAAMEKGQITGKKTGTSAGASASRATQADHTRPDREATVRPEQSSLGKRAGEMAGKVMDTKDRIRDTAGQLKEQAKDMPVNARYAIYNGRTQVSEGIQDFTSGVSQTRAARQEERQEKAQKRRKTISQRRSEMERARQQTTSHSFDSGKKAPKAGGSVHERPATAQTGQSRPIVDSPTQESRPTIQPEPARTTTQRPVVSAKGEQQRLAKVPDYQTARPKWQEEKQISSERQSTQRAVSSSQRERTFPVERQSVSSPAPIEKRGLRQSTQNRRFTVKREPKIKGSAIPPTSRKEELKP
- a CDS encoding helix-turn-helix transcriptional regulator, which translates into the protein MKREVEKYDFKAFGQAIKAARKSKGISRNQLADQMHIAPRYIASIENSGQHPSLQIFYELVTLLDVSVDQFFFPNKETDKSTQRRQLESLLDDISDKGLRIVTATAKEIKEVETEDE